One window of the Benincasa hispida cultivar B227 chromosome 3, ASM972705v1, whole genome shotgun sequence genome contains the following:
- the LOC120072665 gene encoding LOB domain-containing protein 37-like, with the protein MSCNGCRVLRKGCSESCILRPCLQWIDTAEAQGHATVFVAKFFGRAGLMSFISAVPESQRPSLFQSLLFEACGRTVNPVNGAVGLLWTGNWHVCQAAVDTVLRGGTLRPINDFLAGGSPNLASDDTSEAEVGCTDMWKIRDSYPNSRFSNSRSRLSPKRKRSEESSTKHQLNDLDLRLTPTFPAKSILRAATPSMNSEESETTTCLESGFGDHHQHHYYPEEASAQRKLLNLFV; encoded by the exons ATGAGTTGCAACGGTTGCCGTGTTCTTCGAAAGGGCTGTAGCGAATCCTGTATTCTTCGCCCTTGTTTGCAGTGGATCGACACCGCCGAAGCTCAAGGTCACGCTACTGTCTTCGTTGCTAAGTTCTTTGGCCGCGCCGGACTTATGTCCTTCATCTCCGCCGTCCCTGAATCTCAGCGACCTT CTTTGTTTCAGTCTTTGTTGTTCGAAGCCTGCGGACGCACCGTCAATCCCGTCAACGGCGCTGTTGGCCTTCTCTGGACTGGAAACTGGCACGTTTGTCAGGCCGCCGTCGACACCGTCTTACGAGGCGGCACGTTACGGCCGATCAACGATTTCCTTGCTGGTGGTTCCCCTAATCTGGCCTCCGACGACACTTCCGAGGCTGAAGTAGGCTGTACCGACATGTGGAAGATTCGAGATTCTTATCCTAATTCTCGATTCTCCAACTCCCGATCCAGGCTCTCACCGAAACGCAAGCGATCCGAGGAATCATCCACCAAGCACCAACTAAACGACCTAGATCTCCGCTTGACGCCTACTTTTCCAGCCAAATCAATCCTACGCGCCGCTACTCCGTCCATGAATTCCGAGGAATCCGAGACCACAACGTGCTTGGAAAGCGGCTTTGGTgatcatcatcaacatcactATTATCCCGAAGAAGCTTCCGCTCAGCGAAAGCTTCTGAATTTGTTCGTCTAA